The Lewinellaceae bacterium DNA window CGAATCCGTTTGGGCCTGATGATAAATTCACCAACCAGAAAGCTCATGAATATGATCAGGCAAAATGCCAACAGTGCCAGCGCCAGCAGCGGGGTTATTTTTTCATCCGGGCGATAATTATTGATGCCGAAGGGCTGAAAGAAGAGCAGGAAGGTATACGAAAAAAGACTGCAGGCACCTGCCAGCACGATTTTGTATTTCTTCCCGGTTGTAAAATCCAGCGTCGATCCAGCGCTCATAGGATATGAAAAATACGCTTTTCAGTGGTTTTCTTGCAATGCATCGGCAGAACCCGGTTTTCCGACTAAGGGAATTTCAGGCAAATGCTTCCTGTCTGTGTTATTAGCTCAATTATAATGTCTAAACTCCTTTTCTTCTGAACTTCCTTACCAGGGTAGGCTGGTAAAACCCATATTACGCCTTAATCATCGCCATACAGCGCCTGGTATTCATCAGGTAACTCGGTCAATGGTTTGATGCGGATATCCCGGTAGAAGACCTCCGCAGCTTCACTCTGGAGCTGGATTTTGCCTTCGATCATGGGCACCTCCTCTCCATCCGGAGTGATGTAGCGGGAGTTTTGCAGGACCATCACCACATGCCCGTTTACGATGTGGATACTCTTGCCCTCGAAACAAATCAGATCCAGTGTGGTCCATTCCCCATCCGGGCTTTCGCGATTGCAGGAACGCATGCAAAAAGACTCGGAACCCGACTTGAACGGGTGGAATGGTTGGCTGATATCTGCGACCGAATTCATGTTCCCTTCCGGTAGGTAAGACCGGATGTCAATGGCTGAATTGGCTTGGCACCAGAAATCACCCATATGCCCTTCCATCACCTGGAATTCCTGGGATAGCATCCAGGACCGCCAGTATTCGACCCCAGCTTTGCCAATGGAATGGTAGAGGATGCCCGAGTCCTTCAGTTTATCCAGGCGGGACACGTATTTGGTATCTCCCCATTTAACCTGCATCGTCAGGTGATAGTTTTTATAGGATTTTTTGGAAAAAAGGCATCCGTAGATTTCACCGCTCACCCGCAAAATGGGCCCTTCCGGGCTCTGTATGACCGAGAATACATGTGTCTCGTCTTTGTTGTACCCAATCGGGGCTATTTCATGGCCCTCGTCGTCGACAGGTACCTTCCCGTTGTAGTCGATTTTATGGCGATAACTTAAGTAATTCTCCCATTTTGTCAGTCCGGAGTCCAGTAGTGGCTCCCAGCCATCTTGTTGAGGATCCGGCCATGAAAAGATTGCACCCCAAAAGGCAATTAAGGCAAAAAACACCGTGCTCATCCTTTCTGTTTTATGATGGTATAAAGATAGGACTACGAGCTTGGAATAAGAGTGACCTTTGCTGATAATTTGTAGGACTACTTTACTTCCATTTTTATTACTCCGGTCCAATGATCGGGGACGCCCTTTGACAAAAAAATGTTCATGATATTGAAACCTATGATGTAACTTCAGTAGGATTTTCATTCAGGGAATAATTCCACCTACTTATTTGGTTTTTAAGTCTTAGAGGATACCCTTCCAGATTGATCATTAACTCTGGAGCAGAATGAATGGGACACCTTGTCTGATCATCCTATGCTCAGGGTGAACGAGATATTTTTTAATCCTAAAACCAATTCAATGAAATTCAATTTTGTATTCATTGTAACTGCTATCCTCTATGGTTTTCTTGGCCTCGCAACAATTTTTTTTACGAAAGGCATGTTGGATGCAGCCGACATTGAATCTGAGATACCTTATGGGGTGATCATGGCCCTTCGGTTTTCAGGGGTAGAAATGTTTGGCCTTGCCATTATTGCCTGGTGCGTACGCAATGCTGCTGCTTCTCAAGCGAAAGCAGGCGTTTCCCTGGGATTTGCGATCTATTTTTTATGCCATGCATTAACCAGTCTGTATGCTCAGTTTACGGATCCCTCCAACAAGGTCCATTGGGTGGCTGCAACCATACAAATTCTGCTGGCAATTGGATTCTTTATGGTGAGCAGGTCGAACGATTCGAAATCGGCTGGTTGATGGCAAATTTGCTGTCTTAACCATCAAGTTCATCCAATAGTTTAAATGTTGCTCTGCAGGAATTACAGACAGACAACCTGCATTGGCCTGGCTTACGTTTTTCAAATACCCGGGGGATTCTTCCCGTGGCGAACCAACCCGGGGGATTGCTGTTTAATAAACACAAGCAGCAATAATGGAAGAAAACGAATACCACGAAGTAGAGGAATCACAGAACAAACCATTGCTGGCGGGGAAGGTATTGCCAGGTAACCTGAACATCATCCCGCTGTTCAAGCGGCCTATATTTCCTGGTATTGTGATCCCGATGCTGATCGACCGCAAGGAAGATATCGAATCGGTTCAAAATGCATTGGACAAGGACAATGGCAACGTGGGTTTGGTCTATGTGAAGGACCAGGTTGGAGACGAGATCGAATATTACGATTTGGGGACTATCTTCCATGTCTTCCGGTCTAATCCCATGCCCAATGGCAATTTGCAGATCCTCGGTCAGGCGGTGAAGCGCTTCCGGAAAAAACGTATTTCGCTGGTGGTACCCAGGCTGCGGTGGGAAGTGACCTATTATACGGACCCGGAGGATAAACCCGGCACCGAGCTGAAAGCCTACATGCTGGCGATCAGCACCCAGGTGAAGGAATTGCTGCAACTGAATCCTACCTTTAAGGAACAGGTCAACCAGCTGGTATCCCAGTTGAACTACGATACTCCCGGGCTGACCATGGACCTGATTTCCAACCTCCTCACCACCGACAGCGATGATCTGCAGCTGCTGCTCGAGAAGATTGATCTACAAGAGAGGGCTGAGTTCTTAATGGAATTGTTGCGGGAAGAGTACGAGGTGGCTAAGATCCAGCAGAAGATCAACGATCAGATCAACGAGAAAGTCCAGGAACAGCAACGGGAATTTTTCCTTAGAGAACAGCTCAGTGCGATCAAAAAGGAGCTGGGGCTGGAGAAAGATGAGACGGAGAATGAAGTTGAACAACTGCGCGAAAAACTGGCGGGCAAAAAATTACCTGCGGAGGCACAAAAAGTGGTTGATGAAGAGATCCAGAAGATGCAGGTCCTCAATCCACAGTCACCGGAATACAATGTCACGCGCAATTACCTCTTATTAATAGCTGATTTGCCCTGGGGAGTTTACTCCCAGGACAGTGTCGATATCAAAAAGGCCAGGCGCATTCTGGATCGCGATCACTACGGCTTGCAGGATGTAAAAGACCGCATCCTGGAGTATTTGAGCACCATCATCAAGCGGGGCAGGATAGGGGGATCCATCATCTGTCTGGTAGGCCCTCCTGGAGTCGGGAAGACTTCCATTGGCAAATCCATCGCTTCTGCATTGAATCGCAAGTTTTTCCGATTTTCGGTTGGCGGTATGCGTGATGAGGCAGAGATTAAAGGGCACCGTCGGACGTACATCGGTGCCATGCCGGGAAAAATCATCCAGAGCCTGAAACGGGTAGAGACCGCAAACCCGGTGATCATGCTGGATGAGATCGATAAGATCGGTATGTCCTTCCAGGGAGACCCAGCCAGTGCATTGCTGGAAGTCCTGGATCCTGAACAGAACCAGGAATTTATGGACCACTACCTGGATATCCCCTTTGACCTTTCCAATGTTCTCTTTGTAACCACGGCCAATCAGCTGGACACCATCCCGGGGCCCTTGCTGGATCGCATGGAGGTTATCCGACTATCCGGGTACATCATGGAGGAAAAGGTGGAAATTGCCCGGAAGTACCTGGTTCCCAAACAGCTGGAAGCCCATGGTTTTAAGCGCAACGAGATCACCTTCACCAAAACAGCTCTGAAATACATCATTGACAATTATGCCCGTGAAGCTGGGGTACGAAACCTGGAAAAAGCCATCCGGAGAATTATTCGCAAGGCTACCCTGGCCCTGGCTGAGGGACAGGAGGCTGACCTGCACATCGACAAAGAAGACGTTGAAAAATTCCTGGGTAAACCCATCTTTCACACCGAGCAGCTGTACGATAAGCCGATTCCCGGTGTCGTGCTGGGGCTGGCTTACACTTCTTTTGGAGGTGCCACGCTATACATCGAGGCTGCTGCCATCAAGTCGGCGCGCAGTGGGTTTAAACAAACCGGTCAACTGGGGAGTGTGATGCAGGAGTCTTCAGAAATAGCCTACAGTTATGTGCGTTCACTCCTGAGTCATGATGAGCGCTACAGTAAATTTTTTGATGAGAACTTTATCCATCTGCACGTACCAGCAGGAGCGACACCGAAGGATGGACCTTCTGCCGGGGTGACCATGGCCCTGGCCCTCTACTCCCTGGCCGTCAATAAAGCGGTCAAACCAGGGATCGCCATGACCGGTGAATTATCCCTCACGGGTAAGGTTTTGCCGATTGGTGGAGTTCAGGAGAAATCCATCGCGGCCAAACGAGTTGGTATCAAGGAGTTGATCTTTCCTTTAGAGAATAAAAACGACTTTGATACACTACCCGACTATGTCAAGAAGGGCCTTAAGGTACATTTCGCTGGTCATTTTTCCGACTTACTGGATGTCGCATTTCGAGGAAAACCACCTGTGACCTCCTGATACAACGAGGATTATTCGACCAGGATTTTTTGGGTTTGTGTTCCCTGATCAGTAGTTGCCGTTAAGAAATAAAGACCTGGTGACAGCGAATTCAGGGGGATCATATAGGTGCCAGCGGATATCTCAGTCTGTTGCATCTGACGGATCATTTGTCCATTAAGGGCGTACAGTCGGACCCAAACGATGGTATTCATGGTGTGGCCAAAATCAAGGTAGATCTCATGACTTACAGGATTGGGATAGGCATTAAAGAGTCGATGTTCTTGGTCCAGTCCCGGATGCCTTCCGGAAGTCAGGGGATTGCCAAGCAGGTCCCTGGTCAGGTTTAGGAAATCCTGCCCATAGCCTTTGAAGGTATATCCCAGCGTATATTGTTTGCTCGTTGGACTGCTATCGGTATTGGTAGGCTGGGTCAATATCGTCGGTTCGATCTCTGTGTCCTCATGCCATTCGTTCCAACTGGTGATCATGACCAGTTGGTTGGCAGGATCAATGAATGGGCGGGATACTTTGATGGTATATTCGTAAACGGATGTCAGGGGATCTTCACTTGATAATTGCCGGGGCAAAATGAATCCATCATCAATCCTCCGATTATTAAATCCAGGATAAACATCTGGTATAAACAACTTACTTTTTGATTTTAATTCCTGCTGACGTGAAGCTTCCGCGCCAGCAAAGTGATTGAGAAAATCAATATCATTGGGGTATTTTCCGGCTGGCATGGATTGAAGGGAAATGTATGGTGATGCACCATCCAAAACCGAAATATGATCCTTATCAACCGGATTATAAAGATCCATATCTCCAATCAGGAACAGATCAACTCCTTTAGCGGACAGCATCTGCCGAACTTCCTGGATGGCTTGTTGGTATTGGCCGGAATAAATGTGTTCGAGATATAAGAAAACTACGTATTTGCCGTTGATTTTCAGATAATTGGATTCGCTGAAGTAGGTGTCTGCCAGATAATTGAAATGATCTTTAAAATACGCGATGTTGGCCGTATTGAATTCGATTTGCCCATTGTCAAAGCCCAAGATGGCTGATTCGTAGTAAACGGCAAACTTAAGATCCCTGTTCCTGATCTCAGGTAGGATGTTTTGCTTTAAAACTACATCTTCCCGCGAATTTGGGCCCCACCAACTCGATACAATAAAGTCGATCCCGGATGCTTCCATCCAGTCGAAATGTTGATTGATAACGGCTTTTGAGGCACTGGAATAATGCCCAAGTTCCGGGGGCTGAGTGGGCACCATGTAATAACGTGCGTACTGTCCGGGCCACAGATGATGGGATAATTCGGGCTGGTACCACGGGTAATAATAGACGCCGGTCTGGTAATCGGCCCGATGGATGGTCCGCGATACAGAAAGGCCGCTGAATGACCCGGCATGCCCATCGGCATCATTAGCTACCATCAGGTAGTAATACAATTTATCCCGTTCGATGCCTGCGTCCACATAAGCTATTTGATCGGAGTCCAATGAAGCGATACGATTGGAGGCGCCCGTTTCGAAATTAGCCGAGGTGGACCGGTAGATCGAATACGATTTTGCTCCGGATACCGGCTTCCATTCCAACTGGATCACTTCATCCAAGCCATAACTGCGAAAACCCGGAGGAGCAATTAGAGGGACATACCCAATAGGGGCAGTTGACGTGACAATGGAAGCATTCCCGAACCGCGCAGCATTGTTTTTGTTATGAGACCGGTCAAATACCCAGTCACTATCGGAAAATTCAAAATCCAGGTACAGTTCCAGGTTAGCTTCGGCCCCGGTTAGTTTCTCATGCATACGCGATTGGATGAGCGCGGCGGAGATCTCTTTGCTCCAAATCCTGATTTCATCCATGGTGCCAATAAACCGGAAGGTAGCTCCCGGATAACCTAAAAATTCACCGATGCGTAAAGGGGCGGTGGACTGGGTGTTGTAATCGCTTGAAGAGGTGGCAGCAATTAATTCACCATTCTGATAGATTTTACTGGAGTCCCTGGTGAATACATAAGCAAAATGGGTCCACCGTTTACCTCCTATGCCCGGGAAGGCATGAATTTCATTGGAGGGCAAATAGAAAGAAAATACGGGTAATGGATATTGCTCACCGGCAAGACGGATGTTGAACCCCTTGTCATCTCCCCGTTTGTCAAACAGGGTTTGTTCTCCTCCCGGAGCGGAGGATGTGGATTCGGAATAGAGCCAGAACTCGATGGTCATCTCAGGCGTTTGCAAACTGGCCTTGTTTGGCACTTCCAGATAGGCGCCTTCCCGATCGAAACGGATGGCTTTCTGAGCAACAGCATGGCTACTCGATAAGATCAACACATAGAGGGAAACCATTCGAAGAATGCAGGACACCGCGCAGTTCCGATGAGCAATGGACATGGGTTTTCATTTTTGTGCCTTTTGAAGATAGGGCATACCAGGTTCTAAAACAACCGCAACTGGCCGTCACCATCCTTTTTCATTTTGCGGTCATCCATGACGGTCCGTCCGCCATAATGTTCTTTGTGGTTCCATTCTTCCTGGATAAAAGCGTCGTAACCGTCCGGATTGGGTTGGAACTGATTTTCCATTTCTTTACTGCGGGTATGCAATTGCTGTAATGCTTTAAGTTTATCCGAATGACCAATTTTAGCTTTTTGAATCGCCTGATCGAGGATCCGGATTGACTCATCATAGACTTTTAGTGGTACCGGAAAGGGATGACCGTCCTTGCCTCCATGTGCAAATGAATAGCGTGCAGGATCCGAAAAACGGCTGCTGGTCCCGTAGATAACTTCTGAAACAAGGGTTAATGATTGTAAAGTCCGTGGACCCAGTCCGGGCAGTAAAAGGAAATCTTCAAAGAGTCCTGGCTGTTGATCATGGGATAATGCAACGACAGAACCCAGCCGTTTCAGGTCAAAATCGGTCAGTCGGACGTCGTGGTGCCTCGGCATGAAGAGCTTCTTAATTTCGGGCAACAGGTGTGCGGGATGCTCGTGACTCAGGTCCAGAATTTTGTCGCGGGTTGGATTGGCGTCGCGGTGGGTCAGGTTAAGAATGAGCCCCTGATTGTCACCGCACACACCGGCATGTGGTTCATCGACAAATGATCGAAGCGCCGGCCCGTGCCAATGATATCTTCTGGCGTATCCGGAATCACCATTCATGCCTTGCTGTACGATGGTCCATTTGCCTTCATCGGTAACCAGAAAGGCGTGTAGGTAAAGCTGAAAGCCATCTTGCACAGCGG harbors:
- a CDS encoding DUF1080 domain-containing protein; translated protein: MSTVFFALIAFWGAIFSWPDPQQDGWEPLLDSGLTKWENYLSYRHKIDYNGKVPVDDEGHEIAPIGYNKDETHVFSVIQSPEGPILRVSGEIYGCLFSKKSYKNYHLTMQVKWGDTKYVSRLDKLKDSGILYHSIGKAGVEYWRSWMLSQEFQVMEGHMGDFWCQANSAIDIRSYLPEGNMNSVADISQPFHPFKSGSESFCMRSCNRESPDGEWTTLDLICFEGKSIHIVNGHVVMVLQNSRYITPDGEEVPMIEGKIQLQSEAAEVFYRDIRIKPLTELPDEYQALYGDD
- the lon gene encoding endopeptidase La, with amino-acid sequence MEENEYHEVEESQNKPLLAGKVLPGNLNIIPLFKRPIFPGIVIPMLIDRKEDIESVQNALDKDNGNVGLVYVKDQVGDEIEYYDLGTIFHVFRSNPMPNGNLQILGQAVKRFRKKRISLVVPRLRWEVTYYTDPEDKPGTELKAYMLAISTQVKELLQLNPTFKEQVNQLVSQLNYDTPGLTMDLISNLLTTDSDDLQLLLEKIDLQERAEFLMELLREEYEVAKIQQKINDQINEKVQEQQREFFLREQLSAIKKELGLEKDETENEVEQLREKLAGKKLPAEAQKVVDEEIQKMQVLNPQSPEYNVTRNYLLLIADLPWGVYSQDSVDIKKARRILDRDHYGLQDVKDRILEYLSTIIKRGRIGGSIICLVGPPGVGKTSIGKSIASALNRKFFRFSVGGMRDEAEIKGHRRTYIGAMPGKIIQSLKRVETANPVIMLDEIDKIGMSFQGDPASALLEVLDPEQNQEFMDHYLDIPFDLSNVLFVTTANQLDTIPGPLLDRMEVIRLSGYIMEEKVEIARKYLVPKQLEAHGFKRNEITFTKTALKYIIDNYAREAGVRNLEKAIRRIIRKATLALAEGQEADLHIDKEDVEKFLGKPIFHTEQLYDKPIPGVVLGLAYTSFGGATLYIEAAAIKSARSGFKQTGQLGSVMQESSEIAYSYVRSLLSHDERYSKFFDENFIHLHVPAGATPKDGPSAGVTMALALYSLAVNKAVKPGIAMTGELSLTGKVLPIGGVQEKSIAAKRVGIKELIFPLENKNDFDTLPDYVKKGLKVHFAGHFSDLLDVAFRGKPPVTS
- a CDS encoding T9SS type A sorting domain-containing protein — its product is MSIAHRNCAVSCILRMVSLYVLILSSSHAVAQKAIRFDREGAYLEVPNKASLQTPEMTIEFWLYSESTSSAPGGEQTLFDKRGDDKGFNIRLAGEQYPLPVFSFYLPSNEIHAFPGIGGKRWTHFAYVFTRDSSKIYQNGELIAATSSSDYNTQSTAPLRIGEFLGYPGATFRFIGTMDEIRIWSKEISAALIQSRMHEKLTGAEANLELYLDFEFSDSDWVFDRSHNKNNAARFGNASIVTSTAPIGYVPLIAPPGFRSYGLDEVIQLEWKPVSGAKSYSIYRSTSANFETGASNRIASLDSDQIAYVDAGIERDKLYYYLMVANDADGHAGSFSGLSVSRTIHRADYQTGVYYYPWYQPELSHHLWPGQYARYYMVPTQPPELGHYSSASKAVINQHFDWMEASGIDFIVSSWWGPNSREDVVLKQNILPEIRNRDLKFAVYYESAILGFDNGQIEFNTANIAYFKDHFNYLADTYFSESNYLKINGKYVVFLYLEHIYSGQYQQAIQEVRQMLSAKGVDLFLIGDMDLYNPVDKDHISVLDGASPYISLQSMPAGKYPNDIDFLNHFAGAEASRQQELKSKSKLFIPDVYPGFNNRRIDDGFILPRQLSSEDPLTSVYEYTIKVSRPFIDPANQLVMITSWNEWHEDTEIEPTILTQPTNTDSSPTSKQYTLGYTFKGYGQDFLNLTRDLLGNPLTSGRHPGLDQEHRLFNAYPNPVSHEIYLDFGHTMNTIVWVRLYALNGQMIRQMQQTEISAGTYMIPLNSLSPGLYFLTATTDQGTQTQKILVE
- a CDS encoding DUF763 domain-containing protein, which gives rise to MRRSGFADLPLHGGRVPTWLAERMALLGGAILEAVVYEFGKDEVLRRMADPFWFQALGSVMGMDWHSSGITTSVIGALKKGLKDRSNELGIYVCGGRGKHSRKTPDELLLLSDRLGLNGTELVKASKLTAKVDNTAVQDGFQLYLHAFLVTDEGKWTIVQQGMNGDSGYARRYHWHGPALRSFVDEPHAGVCGDNQGLILNLTHRDANPTRDKILDLSHEHPAHLLPEIKKLFMPRHHDVRLTDFDLKRLGSVVALSHDQQPGLFEDFLLLPGLGPRTLQSLTLVSEVIYGTSSRFSDPARYSFAHGGKDGHPFPVPLKVYDESIRILDQAIQKAKIGHSDKLKALQQLHTRSKEMENQFQPNPDGYDAFIQEEWNHKEHYGGRTVMDDRKMKKDGDGQLRLF